The following coding sequences are from one Nicotiana tomentosiformis chromosome 3, ASM39032v3, whole genome shotgun sequence window:
- the LOC104085088 gene encoding uncharacterized protein: MEDIEDLLAGAGAGVPPGFRLPVPAAVGVNPKQRKKNGVKNKLTVVQDSPAPKLPGTQTIYIKTFGCSHNQSDSEYMAGQLSAFGYALSDNPDEADLWMINTCTVKSPSQSAMDTLISKGRSAKKPLVVAGCVPQGSRNLKELEGVSIVGVQQIDRVVEVVEETLKGHEVRLLTRKTLPALDLPKVRKNKFVEILPINVGCLGACTYCKTKHARGHLGSYTVDSLVGRVKNVIADGVREIWLSSEDTGAYGRDIGVNLPILLIAIVAELPLDGSTMLRIGMTNPPYILEHLKEIADVLRHPCVYTFLHVPVQSGSDSVLSAMNREYTVGEFRKVVDTLMELVPGMQIATDIICGFPGETDEDFAQTVDLIKDYKLAQVHISQFYPRPGTPAARMKKVPSNVVKQRSRELTAVFESFTPYTGMEGKVERIWITDIASDGIHLVGHTKGYIQVLVIGPESMLGASAMVKITSVGRWSVFGEVIEIISQNNKEVGSHERVDEKCSPCANSEEACACSKEQEPGSSYATTSCCSQSPMQETTTLLKNEPKLDDQGSRNLIGWFLRNRKNHSSKKMDLAGLESKEKKQIQDLGRQSAWGSVDIALLSGVLLSLFTIVALFLNLGSRSLSSK, translated from the exons ATGGAAGACATTGAAGATTTGCTTGCGGGTGCCGGCGCCGGAGTGCCTCCAGGTTTCCGGTTACCAGTTCCGGCGGCCGTTGGAGTCAATCCAAAGCAAAGGAAAAAGAACGGTGTAAAGAATAAGCTAACAGTAGTGCAAGACTCTCCTGCACCCAAATTACCTGGCACTCAG ACTATTTACATCAAGACATTTGGATGTTCTCATAACCAG AGTGATTCCGAGTATATGGCCGGTCAGCTTTCAGCTTTTGGTTATGCTCTGAGTGATAACCCTGATGAGGCAGACCTGTGGATGATAAATAC CTGCACAGTCAAATCTCCTAGTCAATCTGCCATGGATACTCTTATAAGTAAAGGCAGAAGTGCGAAAAAGCCATTGGTTGTAGCAGGTTGCGTCCCTCAAGGAAGCCGTAATCTGAAGGAGCTAGAAGGAGTTAGTATAGTAGGAGTTCAGCAGATTGACCGTGTGGTTGAAGTTGTGGAAGAGACTTTGAAAGGTCATGAAGTTCGGCTTCTAACCCGGAAGACATTACCAGCTCTTGATCTTCCAAAG GTCCGAAAGAACAAGTTTGTTGAGATTCTTCCAATAAATGTTGGTTGTTTAGGTGCTTGTACGTATTGCAAGACGAAGCATGCCCGTGGTCATTTAGGAAGTTACACAGTTGACAGCCTT GTGGGCCGAGTCAAAAATGTCATTGCTGATGGAGTGAGAGAAATCTGGCTGAGTAGTGAAGACACTGGAGCTTATG GTCGTGACATTGGAGTTAATCTTCCTATCCTATTGATTGCTATAGTTGCAGAGCTTCCTTTGGATGGAAGTACAATGCTCCGAATTGGGATGACCAACCCTCCTTATATTCTTGAGCACCTGAAGGAGATAGCTGATGTCTTACGACATCCATGTGTGTATACTTTTCTTCATGTGCCAGTTCAGTCGGGTAGTGATTCAGTCTTGAGT GCAATGAATCGTGAATACACTGTGGGTGAGTTCAGGAAGGTGGTGGATACATTAATGGAATTGGTCCCTGGGATGCAGATTGCGACGGATATTATTTGTGGATTTCCTG GTGAAACTGATGAAGATTTTGCTCAGACCGTTGACCTTATTAAGGACTACAAGTTAGCTCAAGTTCATATATCACAGTTCTACCCTAGGCCTG GCACTCCTGCTGCAAGAATGAAGAAGGTTCCTAGTAATGTGGTGAAGCAACGAAGCCGTGAATTAACTGCTGTATtcgagtcctttactccatataCTGGAATGGAAGGCAAAGTAGAGAGGATATGGATTACTGACATAGCTTCAGATGGAATTCATTTG GTGGGTCACACTAAGGGATACATTCAGGTGCTGGTGATTGGTCCAGAAAGCATGCTGGGTGCCTCAGCTATGGTGAAGATTACATCCGTAGGTAGATGGTCAGTCTTCGGAGAAGTGATCGAGATCATCAGCCAAAACAATAAGGAAGTTGGTTCACATGAGAGAGTTGATGAAAAGTGCTCCCCGTGCGCCAATTCAGAAGAAGCTTGTGCCTGTTCAAAAGAGCAAGAACCTGGTTCTTCTTATGCAACAACTAGTTGCTGCAGTCAAAGTCCAATGCAGGAAACAACAACACTGCTGAAGAATGAACCGAAGCTAGATGATCAAGGTAGCAGAAACTTAATTGGATGGTTTCTAAGGAATcgtaagaatcattcttccaaaaaGATGGACTTGGCCGGGTTAGAGTCCAAGGAGAAGAAGCAAATACAGGATTTAGGTCGCCAGAGCGCGTGGGGTTCTGTTGATATAGCTCTTCTTAGTGGAGTATTATTGAGCTTGTTCACAATAGTAGCTCTATTTTTGAATCTTGGATCTAGGAGTTTGTCATCTAAGTAA